One Triticum dicoccoides isolate Atlit2015 ecotype Zavitan chromosome 5B, WEW_v2.0, whole genome shotgun sequence genomic window carries:
- the LOC119305926 gene encoding protein DETOXIFICATION 49-like codes for MATCHCSEPAQCLHRTLLAPDRAYPRLQDRKRTKVPAGDGLLAEVASILCLTAPIVSAGILLYLRSLVSMVFLGRLGQLPLAGGSLALGFANITGYSVLSGLAGGMDPVCGQAFGAGRTDLLRAALRRTVVLLLLASVPISLLWVAMHRVLVATGQDPDIASTAYAYILCSLPDLAVQSFLHPLRIYLRAQSVTLPLTYAAAGAVLLHVPINFVLVDVLGLGIRGVALGAVCTNLNFLLFIVAYVCFFGMYGRDEGETKASVAAAEEEDAKEWWTLVRLSVHSCMSVCLEWWWYEIMVLLCGVLADPKAAVAAMGVLIQTTSLIYIFPHSLGCAVSTRVGHELGARRPERARLVARVGLGLGAVLGLVACAFAVSVRGVWARMFTADDAILRLTAAALPLLGLAELGNCPQTTGCGVLRGSARPEKAARINVSAFYGVGMPVALLLAFRPGRLDFRGMWGGMLAAQLVCAALMLRAVVATDWEEQTERARELTGGNAGDVVDGGKRKHAEAAKADADNSSLVLADCV; via the coding sequence ATGGCCACCTGCCACTGCTCGGAGCCGGCGCAATGCCTCCACCGGACCCTGCTCGCGCCGGACAGGGCGTACCCCAGGCTGCAGGACCGCAAGAGGACCAAGGTGCCCGCCGGCGACGGCCTTCTGGCCGAGGTGGCCTCCATCCTCTGCCTCACGGCGCCGATTGTCAGCGCGGGGATCCTCCTCTACCTGCGCTCCCTCGTGTCGATGGTGTTTCTAGGCCGCCTCGGCCAGCTCCCGCTCGCTGGCGGCTCCCTCGCGCTCGGCTTCGCCAACATCACCGGCTACTCCGTGCTCTCCGGCCTCGCCGGCGGCATGGACCCCGTCTGCGGCCAGGCCTTCGGCGCCGGCCGGACGGACCTCCTCCGCGCGGCGCTCCGCCGCACCGTCGTGCTGCTCCTCCTCGCGTCCGTCCCCATCAGCCTGCTCTGGGTCGCCATGCACCGCGTCCTCGTCGCCACGGGCCAGGACCCGGACATCGCCTCCACGGCGTACGCCTACATCCTCTGCTCCCTCCCCGACCTCGCTGTGCAGTCATTCCTCCACCCGCTCCGCATTTACCTCCGCGCGCAGTCCGTCACGCTCCCACTCACCTACGCGGCTGCGGGAGCCGTGCTCCTCCACGTGCCCATCAACTTCGTCCTCGTGGACGTGCTCGGTCTCGGCATCCGCGGCGTCGCGCTCGGCGCCGTCTGCACCAACCTGAATTTCCTGCTGTTCATCGTGGCGTACGTGTGCTTCTTCGGAATGTACGGCCGCGACGAGGGCGAGACGAAAGCGTCCGTGgcggcggccgaggaggaggacgccaaGGAGTGGTGGACCTTGGTGAGGTTGTCCGTGCACAGCTGCATGTCGGTCTGCTTGGAGTGGTGGTGGTACGAGATCATGGTGCTCCTCTGCGGCGTGCTCGCCGACCcaaaggcggcggtggcggccatgGGGGTGCTGATCCAGACCACATCGCTAATATACATCTTCCCGCACTCCCTCGGCTGCGCGGTGTCCACGCGCGTCGGCCACGAGCTCGGCGCCCGCCGGCCAGAGCGTGCGCGCCTCGTGGCGCGCGTCGGGCTCGGTCTGGGCGCGGTGCTAGGCCTCGTGGCATGCGCATTCGCGGTGTCCGTGCGGGGCGTGTGGGCGCGGATGTTCACCGCGGACGATGCCATCCTGCGGCTCACGGCCGCGGCGCTGCCGCTGCTGGGCTTGGCCGAGCTGGGCAATTGCCCGCAGACGACAGGGTGCGGCGTGCTGCGCGGCAGCGCGCGCCCCGAGAAGGCGGCGAGGATCAACGTCTCGGCGTTCTACGGCGTGGGCATGCCCGTGGCGCTGCTGCTGGCATTCCGGCCAGGGCGGCTCGACTTCCGCGGGATGTGGGGCGGCATGCTCGCTGCGCAGCTCGTGTGCGCCGCGCTGATGCTGCGCGCCGTGGTGGCGACGGACTGGGAGGAGCAGACGGAGCGCGCGCGCGAGCTCACCGGCGGCAATGCCGGAGATGTTGTGGACGGTGGCAAGAGAAAGCATGCAGAAGCGGCCAAAGCAGATGCCGACAACTCATCGCTCGTGCTGGCCGACTGTGTGTAG